The Macaca fascicularis isolate 582-1 chromosome 11, T2T-MFA8v1.1 genome includes a region encoding these proteins:
- the PRR13 gene encoding proline-rich protein 13 — MWNPNAGQPGPNPYTPNIGCPGGSNPAHPPPINPLFPSGPCPPPPGAPQGNPAFPPGGPPHPVPQPGYPGCQPLGPYPPPYPPPAPGIPPVNPLAPGMVGPAVIVDKKMQKKMKKAHKKMNKHHKHHKRGKHSSSSSSSSSSSDSD, encoded by the exons ATGTGGAATCCCAATGCCG GGCAGCCAGGGCCAAATCCATATACCCCCAACATCGGGTGCCCTGGAGGTTCCAATCCTGCCCACCCACCACCTATTAACCCACTCTTTCCCTCAGGCCCCtgtcctcctcccccaggagctccCCAGGGCAATCCAGCTTTCCCCCCAGGTGGGCCCCCTCATCCTGTGCCACAGCCAGGGTATCCAGGATGCCAACCCTTGGGTCCCTACCCTCCTCCATACCCACCTCCTGCCCCTGGAATCCCTCCTGTGAATCCCTTGGCTCCTGGCATGGTCGGACCAGCAGTGATAGTGGACAAGAAGatgcagaagaaaatgaagaaagctcATAAAAAGATGAACAAGCACCACAAGCACCACAAGCGTGGCAAG cattcctcctcctcttcctcctcctcttccagcaGTGATTCTGACTGA